In Lycium ferocissimum isolate CSIRO_LF1 chromosome 3, AGI_CSIRO_Lferr_CH_V1, whole genome shotgun sequence, the genomic window ACATCCTGCCAAAAACAAGGGAATGATCAAGCACAGTGGTTTAAGCCACAAACAATCAGTACGAAACACTTCATCTCAGAAGAAATATAACATGCTACAACTGCATCTACTAAGTTCAGTACAACTGTATCTACTAAGTTCAGTACAACTGTACCAGTATGGACTAGCAGGTTGAGTAACTGTACCCGGACAACTCTATATGTACAACTAAAACGTCCAGTTCGGGCGTTGCAACTGTATAGTGCAATTCCAGATCTTTCGTGTTGATCTCATTGCATTCGTCAAAGCGGAGGAAACTAGAGACCACGAGATCGAGTTTGATAGAAACTTCCTCAACTCACCAAACCATGCAACATTTAAATCGTTCAAGCGATCAAGACGTATTCGTGAGTTCTTCAATAAGCCAAACTCTTTTGCAATTATAAGCTCAGGGAATTTGATCTCCCTATACTTAAGTGAGTTCTTCAATAAGCCAAACTCTTTTGCAATTATAAGCTCAGGGAATTTGATCTCCCTATACTTAAGTGATGCCAAATTTGGAACATCAATCTCCCGTAAGCCTGTACAATCCTCAATCGCTAAGAACTTAGGGACCGACTCCTGCAAATTTTAAACCTTTGCAACCCAGTAGAAAGGTCACATAAGCCTGTACAATCCTCAATCGCCAAGAACTTAGGGACCGACTCCTGCAAATTTTAAACCTTTGCAACCCAGTAGAAAGGTCACATAATATCAATCTCTCAAAGGAATTGAGATGCTAGAGAAATCCTTTAGATATCCTCATACATGATATCTTTAAAGATTTTGACATTCAACAATATCCAATACAGGGGTTTTTTCCAACGACATCCAGAATAAGACAAGTGTTCTAGAGTTGGTGCCTGGATTTTAACACTTTGGTCCCGATTTCTACTAATAAGACAATGCACAATGCCAAAATCGAGAATCAATGGACAACAATTGAGCAGAGTCTGAAGCAAGTTGTCATCTAAACAAACATCAGATAGAGAAAGTTTTCTCAAAGAATGGCAGCTTGCTGCTTGACTAGTAGATAATGTAAGATCCATCAGATTACATCCCCAGAGAACAACTTCTCTTAAAGAATTTGCTGCCAAGAATGTGAAAATAGGCAAGGGGTATGAGGGGACAGAAACATTACAGACCAGATCTTTTACACCATTCTGAAGAGCAATGCCGAGCCATTTATCCATCCGAGTGAAAGCAAGAGGACGATGATAAGCAGAAACTGAAATTGAAAGTTAAAAACTTCTATGGGGATTTTACTGTCCCTATATCTCTCCATGATTTGATCcactattttcttattattgCCTTTGACATATTCAAAGGTGAATTCCAAGTTGGGATGGGCGGACCAGACTTGTAGCCATGTTTTGGAGAAAATGGTCATCTTGACTGCTTCTGCAAAACTAAGAGACTATTTTGTGAATGAGGCATTCAGACAATATGTCCATGGTTGTAACTGCAATGTGATACAGATTCTTGAATTCTATTGAATTTATAGAATGTGACTCTTGTAAAATTCACACTCCAACAAGGAGAACCAAAGGAAACCTTTCCAAGGAAGAATTGGCAAACCAAAACCTCTAATAAAAATATAGCCTAGTTGATATAATTTGTTATGCTCTTCTTGCTTTTTTGGGGTCTTTTAGTGAAGTGTCTTGcataagaaaattttggatttcaAACTTGCATAGTACAAGAGTATACTTGACCCTTTGCCAATATATATGCGTATGTGTGTAAAAAGCAAGCATAAGTAGAGTTAAGTAATTAGAACCCAAACTCTCAACTAAGAATTCACTATGTCTAAATTTTGAGGAGCAGATAGTGTAGTGACAGAAACAAGGGATATTGTAGTGATGAAAACAAGTGAAACATGCAGGGCATTCCACGACTTCTACTTCCGTATTATTCTGATATAGaaataattccaacaacaacaacatacccagtgaaatcccacgaAATGGGGtctgggagggtagagtgtacggagaccttacccctaccttgggaggtagagaggctgtttccgatataGAAATAATACCGAGTTTCAATTTTTAACAGTAGATGCTTCACAAATAACTGTCACTTCTAAGAAGATGCGGTGCTATCTAACGAGCAGTCAATTATATTATCCGATTGATTTGTCGTAATAACAAAAAAAGTACCTTTTATTCCATTCGATGGAACCGCAAGCACTTATGATACTGCTatgtttaatatttttatactttaatCTTAGGCAAGTTAAAACCAACGATTACACACAAAACTTGGGCAAGTTTACAAAAAGAAGTCATCAGTTAAACAGGATATTGAGACTTGAGGTCATAGACCTACGAACACACATTGGGAAGTTCTCTAGAACACGAACCTACATATACATGCTTGGGGTGATGAAAAACCTTTTATCCTTATGATAGGAGACTGAAAGAAGTAAAGCTCTTTGTGTACACCTCATTAACCAATTAAATTCAATACAATTAGCAATGACGTTTATTTTGCAGCAGCAAGAAGTACAAAGTTAAATGCAGATGAATTTCAGAGCATATTAAAAGTTGAAAGGGAGGGTGATTGTTTTTCTGAGACACCCATGGTatagaatattaagaaaatacgTGCTGTGAGCATatgagaagaagaaaatagTGTTCCTTGGTCTATATTAGCTGGTAAAAGAGAAATGCACCACACTATGACTACATTTAATCATCTTAGTACTAGTACACAGCAGATTTAGTACTAAGGATAAAATTGCTAAGGTGGGGACTGGGGAGTTACAAATGATACTCAATGTTGCCTTCCTCAAGCTGTAACAGAAACAAAACAACACTTAATTTTGAGTATACCTATACTAAATGGAATAACACTGAAGTATAACATCTTTTCTTTATCTCTAAAAGCAGTGGAACCTGGTCCAGAGAGCTCTATTTAGCGcgacatgaaaagaaaaaaaaaaaaaaaggagatgcACAGGTCACAGAAATCAGAAGTATAAGACAAAACTATATGCAGCATGgcttctctttaaaaaaaaaaaaaaaaaacatattttgaagctatcaaaatgatattggAATGTTCATAAGTtgaaaaaagcaagaaaaacattaatAGGTCATCATGCATAGTCATGCAACTTTTAGAATTATAAGACACGGTTCTATGAAAACAGTATCCCTTCTTAGAGCTTTTACTCATTAGCATTATGTAATGAAACTCACTTTGTCCCAAATTGACTATAATGTACTGCTAAGAAAGGATAGAAAATTGGTGATTCCTTGCAGATTACTATATAAACTCGTCCCATCTGATTTTGTCAGCTTCAATTAATTGGCAAAATGGCATGGAACTCCAACTCTCAATCTTGTGCTTCCCTGCAGAAGGTAGTATTCAAACCAGCGGTTCCTTTTCCACAATAAGTATGTTGGCCACTACGCTTGCACTGCATTCGAATCATCGAGTCAGGGACAGTTgggaaataaataaaactttGGAGGAACTTCCATAGCATGTTGGCCACTACGCTTGCACTGCATTCGAACCATCAAGTCAGAGACAGTTgggaaataaataaaactatGGAGGAACTTCCGTGCTGAATTTTAAGATTCTAAAGAGCCAATTTTGTTGGTGTCACCTTCTTTTGTAAAGGACGAAATTTTAAAAGAACCAATTCCTGCCATAAGCGTCATACTAACATTCAAAGGACTTTAGTCCTTTTGATGATCCAGTTGTCTGCCAAAGAGCCAAAATTTTCcacttttcttctctttgccAAAATCCATTATCATCAAGTGTAGATTTTGTTAGTTTATCATTATCGCACAAGACTACATAAGGAAGACCATAGCACAAATTTACATCCTTCCCCCATAGATCCATAGCTTATCAAACTTCCTCCACAAAATTTGGCGAAACAAGACTTTCTGTGTACAGACTAAATTGAATTCCATAACCATGATGGATCTGAACCTGAGGATGCTTGAAATTGTTGTGTCTTGAATTATATAGCAATAAACTTGAACCGTGTTGCAGTAATATTTCATCATTATGGGAGATGAAAACTGGCAAAATTGAATGCTCAATAGCTGTAAAATAAGGGATTGAAGCCACCTTAGTCCATGACTCCACAAGTCCATACACCTTCATTACCCACACATCCATCTGGACCTTATAATAGTCGCAAAATACACATAGATTACCATCTAAAGTCCCTAATTCCCAATCAGAATTACCATCAACGAGATCGGGCAATGCTACATTATCATATGTCCCGTCTACGAGGTTTAATGAAGAGACAAACCATGAGTCACTCTTATCACTAACACGCATAGCGATCCAATGAAGTCTTCCGTTTACAAATTTAGCAGGATCATTGCAAAATATAACACTTGGGTACTCTTTAGTCATTTCCCAAGAATTAGTTCTTAGACTATAAATCCTAAATTCATTCTGAAACCCATAGTGACTATGCGAACTTCCCACAACTTGTACAACTTTGTAATCATCTTGACACTCATTGTAACCAAAACCATAAGCCACATACGAACTATTATGCACCTTACTACCTGAAAATGACAATTTTTTCAACTCTCTTATAGACGGATTCCATAGAAATAGGTCGCGTAAACCACCAGAAATACAGAACAATCCATCACACGAGCCCACAACGTTATAGTGAACAAATGGCTCTTTGCAAGGAAAATGAAGCTCATCAGGTATATGGGGAGATTCTTGATAATACATAATTGCATAAAGAGAGCAAGTGTCAAATGTTAGGGTGTTTTCATAAGAGCTActaaaaagaagagcaaaaccTTGTTTCTTGGTTGAAAATTTGAGATGGGTTTTGAGGAATTTGGGAGCTGAGATGAGAGAAAGCAAAGATTTAGAAACACACCTCATCCTCAACAAAGATTTTACGGGTAATCTTACCAgtatttcaaatattatttcttggGGAAGAAGTGGCAGTGAGTCTGATTCATGGGCCATTGATGTTCTTGCCCGGAATTCCATCTGGCGTGGGGTAGTAagaaagggttttttttttttttttttttttttaaattatttttattacataggggggtggggaaggggaaatttaggagggattacaatgtggggattcgaaccctcaccaacaaggtgaaagttcaggtagttTGGCATTAAATTTATGTTTTCGCGTGCTTAATTAGGTGATAGGTTTTGCTTTttgagtcaatttgactaaattttgaaaataaattagattttattaatttaatatttaaagattaaaatttttatatatttaaaaagtactttaagttgcaacttttcaCATATCAATTTGctgaaaaaatatatcttaaaatattggtcaaattTCATGTAGTTTGAATCTATGAAGCGAAAAGTATCAAATAAATTTAGACAGACAAAGTATTATATTTGGTTGAAGATATAAATTTGAATCCCaccttacaaaatataaatttaatctcaaatttaattctGAGATATCCACTTTTATCTCAGGAATgtgaattattttattttatagttgGTTGAATTGTTCATTCCATATAAACTTTTTGGggttatttatgttataattgtgatattatttttatattatactCAATGTTGAATAACAACATGACAAAGATGTTCTTATAACTAATCTCTTAACGTCCTTTAAGAAAAGcaaggttaaaaaaaatatccaagTTTATCTAGTGTAAACTCTAATGCATATTTTATTTAGTCCAATGAACCAAACATATACAACTAAAGTAAATAGATTAAATAACTCTGTTGTTAtttaattttgatattataCTTCCCAAACCTGTTCATAAAGCAAACAGCCCAAGTATGCTAAATGTGCAccaaaataacatttttttgcacggagtgcccttcttttgggctggtatttatattttgcccctcatttatGTCTTCTTTAATTTTCGCTTCTCGTCATTGcgtttaatgaaagttttttgactaaattacccttACCCCATTAAAACTCTTTCTATTTCGTCAtttgctcttttcttttcttttttttgcttctttcctcctcttttttGTGTCTATCTCATCCGTTTCtaaaacttaaaaatttaatttggatcttttgctcgtttcaatatttgtttttatgttaaattgttgtttgttgaattgatatctttgtcttcgtcattttttatatttaattgatctttttttatttaaaattatagtgttttgttATAGTGTCTCCACgattttttcaactttagtttcgttccccatgtatatattttgattttttgaatatcgcattatgaatgtcgtaatatATTTTAgctgattttgatatgcgttttggttttctctttgttgaatcTTTGAAGTTTTTGCAGTGAATGCCTTTTTATGTTGTTATCGCtcgtttttgtttaataatcgATTTTTTGAAGAATGTTTTTGTCGAGGCAAACATATGCCGGGTCCGCAGagtttatgatttttgaaatcGAAGTTATGCCGTCTCCGGCATAAAGTTATGCTTGTTgacataacttcatgaattaagttaatttatgtgtgtcttgattttttggtattgtcttgttaataattttgatttttatgcaatcttatgtgttattggtgttgttttgttaataatattttgttttgattatgaaaatgaaagtttgcctctcacggcatactttgtaattttgtaaagtgaacttcGCCTCCTACAGAGatttgtctaattcttaacacttgtgtatttttttattttgcttatgaaaatgaaagttgcctctaacaaagatactttgttcttttgtaaagtgaacttcTACCTCCTCCCTAAgatacttttctagttcttaacacttgcgtaaatttttgttttgctcataaaatgaaagtttgcctctaacaaagatactttgttcttttctaatgtaaacttTCGCCTCCTCCAAagatacttgtctaattcttaacacttgtgtatttttttttattttacttatgaaaatgaaagttgcctctaacaaagatactttgttcttttgtaaaagTAAACTTCGCCTCCTCCGCATgtttttctagttcttaacacttgcgtaaatttttgttttgctcataaaaatgaaagtttgcctctaacaaagatactttgttcttttctaatgtaaacttCGCCTCCTCggcatacttgtctaattcttaacacttgtgtattttttttaattttacttatgaaaatgaaagttgcctttaatagcatactttgttcttttgtaaagtaaacttgGCCTCCTCcgcatacttttctagttcttaacacttgcgtaaatttttgttttgctcataaaaatgaaagtttgcctctaacaaaagatactttgttcttttctaatgtaaactCGCCTCCTCCAAagatacttgtctaattcttaacacttgtgtattttttttttattttacttatgaaaatgaaagttcctctaacaaagatactttgttcttttgtaaagtaaactttcgcctcctccggcatatttttctagttcttaacacttgcgtaaatttttgttttgctcataaaaatgaaagtttgcctctaacagcatactttgttcttttctaatgtaaacCACCGCTctcctccggcatacttgtctaattcttaacacttgtgtatttttttattttacttatgaaaatgaatgttgcCTTTAAtagcatactttgttcttttgtaaagtaaaccTCGCCTCTTCCAAgatacttttctagttcttaacacttgcgtaaatttttgttttgctcataaaaatgaaagtttgcctctaacaaagatactttgttcttttctaatgtaaacttcgctcctccggcatacttgtctaattcttaacacttatgtattttttttattttacttatgaaaatgaaagttgcctctaacaaagatactttgttcttttgtaaagtaaacttttgcctcctccgcaTACTTGTTCGTAACTTTGCCCgattatttttgtcattttaagTTACTATAATTTCAAGTCTAAGTCATTGAGCATTGTATACTAATCAAATGGAACGTATAAACTAATCAAAATCGTAACAAAGcaataaatttgatcaattctatgttgttgagtaaaattatGATTTGCAATGTGAATCTCAACTGCATATCAGTTGTTTAGTTCATagaagatgatttgttgttaatttcaaatattaacaaatctAAACTTAATAAAGCATCAAATTAAGTTGAATTACATTCAATTGAAACgctatatattatgtattttatctttttcgatGTTGTAGCAAACAAAATCAATGGAGATTCTCGTGAAATGTTGGAACGATGGAACGATTGAaaggtttgttgttgaaatgatggaTAGGTTTAATTGGATGTTTGGGGTTCAGTTACGGACtttgatttttatatgttataggtAGGGGTAGTaaagtctttttcttattatcttttagcttaaaagggcaaatattaaagaccacgcaTTAcgggagcaaaaattaaagaccagcgcatttgaagggcattcgCGCCAATTGCCCCCAAAATAACAAGTACTCTACTAATTTAAGCAAGGATTTAAGTCTCTGCGCTTATTGTGTAAAATATATTACACAATCCTATCTCTTATGAAGTAAATCATGTAAATATCTATTGTTGGATATTGGATTGCGGATCGCTCCATGTGGACTCACCTAACCTGGTTAGTAGAGATAAAGAACAAAAGAGGTTATTATGTGAAACGTTATTTTTAAATCAGATAACTTCCACTAAAAGGAAATTGTATTTCGTGGATAATAGAAAAGCGGGTTCTTCTCCATAACCTCTGCCTACATTCTTAATAAGAGCAGAACAACGCATAAGGAATGCAATACAAAATTTCTTCTTCTCTCAATCTCCCTAAAAACACATACAAAGAAAAGGAATTTATTTCGTGTAATACTAACTTCGTTTCCTGTAAAGTCGAGGTTCGACTTGTGGCAATCCTTTTGGTGGTAATTACAACAACTTCCCATTTGCATCAAAGAGGTACGCAATATGTTGTTCTTGCCCTGTTATTCTTTTCTTACAATGGTATTGCCTAGATTGTGTACTCTAATTTGAGTACACGGTTGTATCAGTTCTTTCGATTATTTATGTGTTTGCGCTGCATCTTCGCTATTTTCCTTTTGGAAGAATTTGAAATTCGTTTCGTGTTGTTTGGGGTAAATCCAATTCGAAACTGAAACGACGTTCAAAGTTGAATAACAAATTGCAGATAGTAATATACTTTGAAAAGGACAAtggaaataattt contains:
- the LOC132048920 gene encoding F-box/kelch-repeat protein At3g23880-like gives rise to the protein MAHESDSLPLLPQEIIFEILVRLPVKSLLRMRCVSKSLLSLISAPKFLKTHLKFSTKKQGFALLFSSSYENTLTFDTCSLYAIMYYQESPHIPDELHFPCKEPFVHYNVVGSCDGLFCISGGLRDLFLWNPSIRELKKLSFSGSKVHNSSYVAYGFGYNECQDDYKVVQVVGSSHSHYGFQNEFRIYSLRTNSWEMTKEYPSVIFCNDPAKFVNGRLHWIAMRVSDKSDSWFVSSLNLVDGTYDNVALPDLVDGNSDWELGTLDGNLCVFCDYYKVQMDVWVMKVYGLVESWTKVASIPYFTAIEHSILPVFISHNDEILLQHGSSLLLYNSRHNNFKHPQVQIHHGYGIQFSLYTESLVSPNFVEEV